In Vigna unguiculata cultivar IT97K-499-35 chromosome 3, ASM411807v1, whole genome shotgun sequence, a single genomic region encodes these proteins:
- the LOC114177620 gene encoding 2-hydroxyisoflavanone synthase-like: protein MLLEIAIGLLVLGLFLHLRPTPSAKSKALRHLPNPPSPKPRLPLIGHLHLLKDQLLHHSLIDLSKRYGPLYSLYFGSMPTVVASTPELFKLFLQTHEAASFNTRFQTSAIKRLTYDNSVAMVPFGPYWKFIRKLIMNDLLNATTVNKLRPLRSHEIRKVLRVLAQSAEAQQPLNVTEELLKWTNNTISMLMLGEAEEVRDLARETVKIFGEYSLTDFIWPLKKLKFGKYEKRIDEIFNKFDPVIEKVIKKRQEIVRRRKNGEVVEGEQSGIFLDTLLEFAEDETMEIKITKEQIKGLVVDFFSAGTDSTAVATEWALAELINNPRVLQKAREEVYSVVGKDRLVDEVDTQNLPYIRAIVKETFRMHPPLPVVKRKCVEECEIEGCVIPEGALILFNVWAVGRDPKYWDRPSEFRPERFLENGGEGAVGPIDLRGQHFQLLPFGSGRRMCPGVNLSTSGMATLLASVIQCFDLQVLDPQGHVLKGDDAKVSMEERAGLTVPRKHNLVCLPLAKTTLAAKLLSP from the exons ATGTTGCTCGAAATCGCAATTGGGTTGTTGGTGCTGGGTCTGTTTCTGCACCTGCGTCCCACACCGAGCGCAAAATCGAAGGCACTTCGCCACCTTCCCAACCCTCCAAGCCCAAAGCCTCGGCTTCCGTTGATTGGACACCTTCACCTTTTGAAAGACCAACTTCTACACCACTCTCTCATAGATTTATCCAAACGTTATGGCCCTTTGTACTCTCTCTACTTTGGGTCTATGCCCACCGTTGTTGCCTCCACCCCTGAGCTCTTCAAACTCTTCCTTCAAACCCACGAGGCTGCTTCCTTCAACACAAGGTTCCAAACCTCTGCCATTAAGCGCCTCACTTATGATAACTCCGTTGCCATGGTTCCCTTCGGTCCTTACTGGAAGTTCATCAGGAAGCTCATCATGAACGACCTCCTCAACGCCACCACCGTCAACAAGTTGAGGCCATTGAGGAGCCATGAGATCCGCAAGGTTCTCAGAGTTCTCGCCCAAAGTGCAGAGGCCCAACAACCTCTTAACGTCACTGAGGAGCTTCTCAAGTGGACCAACAACACCATCTCCATGCTCATGCTTGGTGAGGCCGAAGAGGTTAGAGATTTGGCTCGCGAGACGGTTAAGATTTTCGGAGAGTACAGTCTCACTGACTTCATCTGGCCCTTGAAGAAGCTCAAGTTTGGAAAGTACGAGAAGAGGATTGATGAGATATTCAACAAGTTCGACCCCGTCATTGAGAAGGTTATCAAGAAGCGCCAAGAGATCGTTAGAAGGAGAAAGAATGGAGAAGTTGTTGAGGGAGAGCAGAGCGGTATCTTCCTCGATACTTTGCTTGAATTCGCTGAGGACGAGACCATGGAGATCAAAATTACCAAGGAGCAGATCAAGGGTCTTGTTGTG GATTTCTTCTCAGCTGGGACAGATTCCACAGCCGTGGCTACTGAGTGGGCTTTGGCAGAACTTATCAACAACCCTAGGGTGTTGCAAAAGGCTCGGGAGGAAGTGTACAGTGTTGTGGGAAAAGATAGACTGGTTGATGAAGTTGATACTCAAAACCTTCCTTACATCAGGGCGATTGTGAAGGAGACATTCCGCATGCACCCACCACTCCCAGTGGTGAAGAGAAAGTGTGTGGAAGAGTGTGAGATTGAGGGGTGTGTTATCCCAGAGGGTGCATTGATACTTTTCAATGTGTGGGCTGTAGGAAGAGACCCTAAGTACTGGGACAGACCATCGGAATTTCGTCCCGAGAGATTCTTAGAAAATGGAGGTGAAGGGGCAGTTGGTCCTATTGATCTAAGGGGACAGCATTTTCAACTTCTCCCATTTGGGTCAGGTAGGAGAATGTGCCCTGGAGTGAATTTGTCTACTTCAGGAATGGCAACTCTTCTTGCATCTGTTATCCAGTGCTTTGACCTTCAAGTGCTTGACCCACAAGGACATGTACTCAAAGGTGATGATGCCAAAGTTAGCATGGAAGAGAGAGCTGGCCTCACTGTTCCAAGAAAACACAACCTCGTTTGTCTTCCACTTGCAAAAACAACCCTCGCTGCCAAACTCCTCTCCCCGTAG
- the LOC114177621 gene encoding histone H3.2, translating to MARTKQTARKSTGGKAPRKQLATKAARKSAPATGGVKKPHRFRPGTVALREIRKYQKSTELLIRKLPFQRLVREIAQDFKTDLRFQSSAVSALQEAAEAYLVGLFEDTNLCAIHAKRVTIMPKDIQLARRIRGERA from the coding sequence ATGGCTCGTACCAAGCAAACCGCTCGCAAATCCACCGGCGGAAAGGCACCGCGCAAGCAGTTGGCGACGAAGGCCGCCAGAAAATCTGCTCCGGCCACCGGCGGCGTGAAGAAGCCGCACAGATTCAGGCCAGGGACGGTGGCGCTCCGTGAGATTCGGAAGTACCAGAAGAGCACAGAGCTCCTGATCCGGAAGCTCCCGTTCCAGCGTTTGGTTCGTGAAATAGCGCAGGACTTCAAGACTGATCTCAGGTTCCAGAGCTCTGCCGTCTCTGCCCTCCAGGAGGCCGCCGAGGCCTACCTTGTTGGTCTCTTTGAGGACACCAATCTCTGCGCCATTCACGCCAAGCGCGTGACCATCATGCCAAAGGACATTCAACTCGCCAGACGCATTAGGGGCGAGCGTGCTTAA